The following coding sequences are from one Salvia hispanica cultivar TCC Black 2014 chromosome 3, UniMelb_Shisp_WGS_1.0, whole genome shotgun sequence window:
- the LOC125210183 gene encoding major pollen allergen Lol p 11-like produces MVKILLLLLAAFVASASAGHFASDSFLLQGSVYCDTCRCGYETSASKYLSNAVVRLECRARANSELTYTKEAVTNSAGKYKMLVESDRADDFCDTVLVSSPDPECNSPDAGRDRARVILTNNNGMNSRTRYANALGFVKRTPLASCTQILQQYQESEE; encoded by the exons atggTGAAAATCCTCCTCCTTCTCCTCGCTGCTTTTGTTGCATCCGCTTCAGCTGGTCATTTCGCTAGCGACTCATTCCTGCTGCAGGGCTCTGTTTACTGCGACACCTGCCGCTGCGGCTACGAGACTTCCGCCTCCAAATACCTTTCCA ATGCTGTTGTGAGACTGGAATGCAGGGCTAGGGCAAACTCCGAGCTCACATACACGAAAGAGGCGGTGACTAACTCAGCTGGAAAATACAAGATGCTGGTGGAGAGCGACCGTGCAGATGACTTCTGCGACACCGTGCTTGTGAGCAGCCCCGACCCCGAATGCAACTCACCTGATGCAGGCCGTGACCGCGCTCGTGTCATCCTCACCAACAACAACGGCATGAACTCGCGCACTCGCTACGCCAACGCCCTAGGGTTCGTCAAGAGAACGCCCCTGGCTAGCTGCACTCAGATCCTCCAGCAGTACCAGGAATCTGAGGAGTAA
- the LOC125212740 gene encoding protein SOSEKI 2-like, with the protein MEVGRRIRREMSPDRAKMCNNQTRVMKPTFKKVEVVYYLSTNGHLHHPHYIQVSHLSHQHLRLKDVLDRLKVLRGKGMPSLYSWSCKRSFKNGYVWNDLALNDVILPSEGAEYVLKGCELLVDCTEKLQHLQFGNVQQFQHQEANLYPPKSRNPSPKQEMMNVEEEEDEEEEEYEEKGATHTTCSRGVSTEEAEEEIKHKHSQKSGRTELNLDTNSLSSPPSTTSSTPSDNPHSEADPIGNEPMLSRNSMLLSLIACGGTGSFRRAVLPASVKEHVPGRKSCSGGGGSSLHKGVVCKAAKMATEEERVMISYMSENPRFGNSQAEEKEYFSGSIVESMTNDCASEPVLKKSSSYNQERCAKAGLGGEEEAEEEVKKEKGLMRGKCIPRKRKSSSKPPKN; encoded by the exons ATGGAAGTAGGGAGAAGAATCAGGAGAGAAATGAGCCCAGACAGAGCCAAAATGTGCAACAACCAAACAAGAGTGATGAAGCCCACTTTCAAGAAAGTTGAAGTTGTTTACTATCTCTCCACAAACGGCCATCTTCACCACCCTCACTACATTCAAGTCTCTCATCTTTCTCACCAACACCTTCGTTTGAAag aTGTATTGGATCGGCTCAAAGTGTTGAGAGGTAAAGGCATGCCTTCACTTTACTCCTGGTCCTGCAAAag GAGCTTCAAGAATGGGTATGTGTGGAATGATTTGGCTCTAAATGATGTGATTTTACCATCGGAAGGAGCTGAATATGTGCTCAAAGGATGTGAATTACTTGTCGACTGCACTG AGAAGCTGCAGCACCTACAATTCGGCAATGTTCAGCAATTCCAGCACCAGGAAGCAAATCTGTACCCTCCAAAAAGCCGAAATCCATCTCCGAAGCAGGAAATGATGAACGTCGAAGAGGAggaagacgaagaagaagaagaatacgAAGAGAAAGGCGCGACGCACACCACCTGTTCGAGAGGCGTCTCTACCGAAGAAGCCGAGGAGGAAATCAAGCACAAGCACTCGCAAAAGAGCGGCCGCACCGAGCTCAACCTCGACACCAACTCCCTCTCCTCGCCGCcctccaccacctcctccaCCCCCTCCGACAACCCCCACAGCGAGGCTGACCCCATCGGGAACGAGCCGATGCTGAGCAGGAACTCAATGCTGCTCAGCCTCATCGCGTGTGGGGGCACGGGCTCGTTCAGGAGAGCCGTGCTCCCGGCCTCTGTGAAGGAGCACGTGCCCGGGAGGAAGAGCTGCAGCGGAGGCGGAGGGAGTAGCCTTCATAAGGGGGTGGTGTGCAAGGCGGCGAAGATGGCGACCGAGGAGGAGCGGGTGATGATCAGCTACATGTCGGAGAATCCGAGGTTCGGGAACTCGCAGGCCGAGGAGAAGGAGTATTTCAGCGGTAGCATTGTGGAATCTATGACAAATGATTGCGCTAGCGAGCCCGTGCTCAAGAAGTCGTCTTCGTACAATCAAGAAAg GTGTGCTAAGGCAGGGCTAGGaggggaagaagaagcagaggaAGAAGTGAAGAAGGAGAAGGGATTGATGAGAGGGAAATGCATTCCAAGGAAAAGGAAGTCATCTTCCAAACCACCCAAAAACTGA